From a single Centropristis striata isolate RG_2023a ecotype Rhode Island chromosome 14, C.striata_1.0, whole genome shotgun sequence genomic region:
- the LOC131984458 gene encoding uncharacterized protein LOC131984458, with the protein MQLDVPRSPAPPVRLFSVCPGVPHAPASQPPRPAPERAGRDGRLTAESRVPRAQLIKAKRITMSSAVATLAVPPRVKAEAGTAGPPRCPPGRPSTVPSECRATVPPREAATAPRLGPLVVEGLRCGTTLSLRWERWAALAAPPWVLRTISRGYRLKFAAVPPRFAGIIHSQARGESARVLQEEILSLLNKRAICVVPPAQCQSGFYSRYFLVPKRGGTGIRPILDLRALNKFLRKYKFRMLTHTSLLRLVRQNDWFTSVDLKDAYFHIPIYPPHRKYLRFAFQGICYEYRILPFGLSLSPRVFVQCTEAAIAPLRRQGIRLATYLDDWLLLAQSEQEARAHTRVLMQHLVDLGFVINAEKSVLSPAQEIIFLGLSLDSVSFTARLSAERVRVFRTCLALFRPGKSVRFRLCLRLLGLMASAILVVRLGRLHMREFQLWVASCGLDPVRHGARMVPVTPGCARSLRHWRVPSFLTRGVPMGSVLSRKVVTTDASLTGWGGIHEGRSVRGVWSVGLQRSDINFLELSAVFLSLKHFLPSLMGHHVLVRTDNTTTVAYINRQGGLRSRQLHMLARRLILWSCGRLLSLRATHVPGVLNTGADLLSRGAPVYGEWTLHPEVVEQLWSRYGRAAVDLFASRENAQCALFYSLRGVDAPLGIDALAHAWPRELLYAFPPLALIPPTLSRVREHGHALILVAPHWPAMHWLAEIYRLLCTQPWQLPLRRDLLSQGGGMVFHPHPERLALWAWPLSGSICQLGVSHSG; encoded by the exons ATGCAGCTGGACGTTCCCCGTTCTCCAGCCCCACCTGTTCGGCTTTTCAGCGTGTGCCCGGGGGTCCCCCACGCCCCCGCCTCCCAGCCGCCACGGCCTGCGCCAGAGCGAGCCGGGAGAGATGGACGTTTGACGGCGGAGA GCCGAGTGCCGAGGGCGCAGCTAATAAAAGCCAAAAGAATCACAATGAGCAGCGCGGTGGCAACGCTCGCTGTTCCCCCTCGGGTAAAAGCCGAGGCGGGGACGGCGGGGCCGCCGCGCTGCCCACCCGGACGGCCGTCCACTGTGCCGTCCGAGTGCCGTGCCACTGTTCCACCACGGGAGGCCGCCACCGCACCGCGGCTGGGGCCTCTTGTGGTGGAGGGGCTGCGGTGCGGGACCACTCTCTCCCTCAGGTGGGAGAGATGGGCCGCACTCGCGGCTCCGCCCTGGGTGTTGAGGACGATTTCGCGGGGTTACAGGTTGAAGTTCGCCGCCGTTCCTCCGCGGTTCGCCGGTATAATACACTCTCAGGCTCGGGGGGAGTCAGCTCGTGTTTTGCAGGAGGAAATCCTCTCGCTGTTAAACAAAAGAGCAATTTGTGTCGTTCCCCCTGCACAGTGTCAGAGCGGTTTTTACTCCAGGTATTTTCTGGTTCCCAAACGGGGGGGGACCGGTATTCGCCCTATCCTGGATTTACGTGCTCTGAACAAATTTCTCAGGAAATACAAATTCAGGATGCTTACACACACATCCCTGTTGCGCCTTGTGCGGCAGAACGATTGGTTCACTTCTGTCGATCTGAAAGACGCGTATTTCCACATCCCAATCTATCCTCCCCACAGAAAGTATCTGAGGTTCGCTTTCCAGGGGATCTGCTACGAGTATCGCATACTTCCCTTCGGCCTGTCTTTAAGCCCGAGGGTGTTTGTGCAGTGCACGGAAGCGGCGATAGCCCCGCTGAGACGGCAGGGCATCCGCCTGGCCACGTATCTGGACGACTGGCTGCTGCTGGCACAGTCGGAGCAGGAGGCCAGAGCGCACACGCGTGTTCTCATGCAACACCTGGTGGATCTGGGTTTCGTGATAAACGCGGAAAAGAGCGTGCTGTCCCCGGCGCAGGAGATAATCTTTCTGGGATTATCCCTGGACTCAGTGTCTTTCACGGCACGCCTCTCGGCGGAGCGTGTGAGGGTCTTCAGGACATGTCTCGCGCTTTTTCGTCCGGGGAAATCTGTTCGATTCAGGTTGTGTCTTCGGTTACTCGGGTTGATGGCGTCTGCCATTCTCGTAGTCCGTCTCGGTCGCCTCCACATGAGGGAATTCCAGCTGTGGGTGGCCTCATGTGGGCTGGACCCCGTGCGTCACGGCGCACGGATGGTGCCGGTCACGCCGGGGTGCGCCAGGTCGCTGCGCCACTGGCGAGTCCCGTCCTTTCTGACCCGCGGGGTACCCATGGGCTCCGTTCTGTCCAGGAAGGTGGTCACTACGGACGCCAGCCTGACGGGATGGGGCGGGATTCACGAGGGCCGGTCTGTGAGGGGCGTCTGGAGTGTGGGCCTCCAGCGGTCTGACATAAATTTTCTGGAGCTTTCAGCGGTGTTCCTCTCCCTGAAACATTTTCTTCCGTCTCTCATGGGTCATCATGTCCTGGTGAGGACGGACAATACGACGACGGTGGCGTATATCAACCGTCAGGGGGGTTTACGCTCCCGTCAGCTGCACATGTTGGCACGCAGACTGATCCTGTGGAGCTGCGGTCGTCTCCTCTCCCTGAGAGCGACGCATGTTCCGGGAGTCCTGAACACGGGCGCGGACCTGTTGTCCAGGGGCGCGCCAGTGTACGGGGAATGGACTCTGCACCCGGAGGTTGTGGAGCAGTTGTGGTCCCGTTACGGTCGGGCCGCGGTGGATCTGTTCGCGTCGCGAGAGAACGCGCAGTGCGCGCTGTTTTACTCTCTGCGCGGCGTGGATGCTCCCCTCGGCATAGACGCGTTAGCGCACGCCTGGCCGCGCGAGCTTCTTTATGCGTTCCCTCCCCTGGCCTTGATACCCCCCACTCTGTCCAGAGTGAGGGAGCACGGCCACGCGCTGATTCTGGTAGCTCCGCATTGGCCTGCGATGCATTGGCTGGCGGAGATATATCGGTTGCTGTGCACCCAACCCTGGCAGCTCCCGCTGCGCAGGGACCTGCTGTCGCAAGGGGGGGGGATGGTCTTCCATCCGCACCCGGAGCGCCTGGCGCTCTGGGCTTGGCCCCTGAGTGGCTCAATCTGTCAGCTGGGGGTCTCTCACAGCGGATGA